One window of the Staphylococcus equorum genome contains the following:
- a CDS encoding M42 family metallopeptidase: MNNSVKLLKSLTDVDGIAGHEMAVKSLMHEYLTQVSDEIIEDNLGGVFGKKTATTSNKTLMVAGHLDEIGFMVTKIDKDGFLKFTPIGGWWNQVMLSQKVTVTTDDGKKIRGIIGSKPPHVLSPEERKKNVDMKEMFIDIGVKSKKEAQQFGIELGNMITPYSEFEALANNKYLTAKAFDNRYGCALAVDVLQNLKNETIDINLVSGANVQEEVGLRGAKVAANKIKPDLAIAVDVAVAYDTPGMSGQVSDTAIGNGPVVILMDGSNIGHVGFMKHIKAVAKKHNITIQLDTTAGGGTDAGSIHVANEGTPTVAIGVALRYMHSNVSVLHTDDYKNSVALVTEIIKSLNDDVVDQIIW; encoded by the coding sequence ATGAACAATTCAGTGAAGTTATTAAAATCACTAACAGATGTTGATGGTATTGCAGGCCACGAAATGGCAGTTAAATCTTTAATGCACGAATATTTAACACAAGTAAGCGATGAAATCATAGAAGATAATCTAGGCGGGGTTTTTGGTAAAAAGACTGCTACTACAAGTAATAAAACATTAATGGTTGCTGGTCACTTAGATGAAATCGGCTTTATGGTGACTAAAATAGATAAAGACGGCTTCCTAAAATTCACCCCTATTGGTGGCTGGTGGAATCAAGTCATGCTCTCTCAAAAAGTAACAGTAACTACAGATGATGGTAAAAAAATCAGAGGTATTATCGGTTCTAAACCGCCACATGTATTGTCACCGGAAGAACGTAAAAAAAATGTTGATATGAAAGAAATGTTTATTGATATTGGCGTTAAAAGCAAAAAAGAAGCACAACAATTCGGTATCGAATTAGGCAATATGATAACACCATATAGTGAATTCGAAGCATTAGCGAATAACAAATATTTAACTGCAAAAGCTTTTGATAACCGTTATGGTTGTGCCCTTGCAGTGGATGTATTACAAAACCTTAAGAATGAGACTATTGACATCAATCTTGTCTCAGGTGCCAATGTTCAAGAAGAAGTTGGTCTTCGCGGAGCTAAAGTAGCAGCTAACAAAATCAAACCTGACTTAGCTATAGCTGTAGACGTTGCTGTCGCATATGATACACCAGGAATGTCTGGTCAAGTAAGTGATACAGCAATTGGTAATGGTCCTGTCGTTATTTTAATGGATGGATCTAATATCGGTCATGTTGGATTTATGAAGCATATTAAAGCAGTGGCTAAAAAACATAATATTACGATTCAATTAGACACTACTGCTGGCGGTGGCACTGATGCCGGAAGTATTCATGTAGCGAATGAAGGGACACCAACTGTTGCTATTGGGGTCGCATTACGTTACATGCATTCCAATGTTTCTGTGTTACACACAGATGATTACAAAAATTCAGTAGCCTTAGTTACAGAAATTATTAAATCTCTTAATGACGATGTGGTTGACCAAATCATTTGGTAA
- a CDS encoding thioredoxin domain-containing protein — translation MTEVKHLTLGSPNAPVKVESFINLACPYCKNYFKAADQSLKPLIDQGKVQHVIKHFDKTKNGLLKGTVANIHLDYQNTDETLEIIRKLYDTQKEWTVDFATIEEKMQKQFNLSPQKEADERSIAITEEAVSRGIKGIPTVFINDKKFEFNPLEDEQSTIETKLTQQINEANK, via the coding sequence ATGACAGAAGTTAAACATCTTACATTAGGGTCACCAAATGCGCCTGTTAAAGTGGAATCATTTATAAATTTGGCTTGTCCATATTGTAAAAATTATTTTAAAGCCGCAGATCAATCATTAAAACCACTGATAGATCAAGGTAAAGTACAACATGTAATTAAGCACTTTGATAAAACGAAGAATGGATTATTAAAAGGTACGGTTGCAAATATTCATTTAGATTATCAAAATACTGACGAAACACTAGAAATTATACGTAAATTGTATGATACTCAAAAAGAATGGACAGTTGATTTTGCTACTATAGAAGAGAAAATGCAGAAACAGTTTAACTTATCACCTCAGAAAGAAGCTGATGAACGCTCTATAGCGATTACTGAAGAAGCGGTTAGTCGAGGAATTAAAGGCATACCAACAGTATTTATAAATGATAAGAAATTTGAGTTCAATCCATTAGAAGATGAGCAAAGCACTATAGAAACAAAACTAACGCAACAAATAAATGAAGCAAATAAATAA
- a CDS encoding FMN-binding glutamate synthase family protein — protein MAILTILQFIVNIIIVLILLSVLIIGGFLLFKDKHQKQHSVLRNYPLLARVRYFGEKIGPELRQYLFLADTKGKPFSRNDFTNIVLAGKYNSRMTSFGTQEDYKDGFYIQNTMFPLQTSELHIDQSPMISSFIYEIDNERLFNRDEHKIQTELNPYYISEENRVTLGAELKHPFKPKRLVGQSGMSYGALGSNAINALSQGLGQAGTWMNTGEGGLSEHHLSGDVDLIFQIGPGLFGVRDKAGVFDIDAFLELAHRDKIRAFEIKLAQGAKTRGGHMQGNKVTEEIANIRKVEPWKTINSPNRFDSINSPESLLNWVTQLKQQAQKPVGFKIVVSKVSEVEKLVQTMVETNQYPSFITVDGGEGGTGATFQELQDGVGLPLFTALPIVTSMLEKHGIRDRVKIFASGKLITPDKIAIALALGADLVNVARGMMISVGCIMSQQCHMNTCPVGVATTDPKLERGLIVDEKKYRVTNFVTSLHEGLFNIAAAVGVESPTKISKDHLIIKNKDGGVQSIRDYKLKLIDQHR, from the coding sequence ATGGCAATTTTGACAATATTACAATTCATCGTAAATATCATCATAGTGCTAATTTTATTAAGTGTATTAATTATTGGGGGATTTTTACTATTTAAAGATAAGCATCAAAAGCAACATAGTGTATTACGTAATTACCCATTACTTGCACGTGTTCGCTATTTTGGAGAAAAAATTGGTCCTGAACTCCGTCAATATTTATTTTTAGCGGATACGAAAGGTAAACCATTTTCCAGAAATGATTTTACTAACATCGTATTAGCTGGAAAATATAATTCTAGAATGACGAGTTTTGGTACACAAGAAGATTATAAAGATGGCTTTTATATACAAAATACAATGTTTCCTTTACAAACATCAGAATTACACATTGATCAGTCACCTATGATTTCTTCTTTTATCTATGAAATTGATAATGAACGTCTGTTCAATCGTGATGAACATAAAATTCAAACTGAACTTAATCCTTACTATATATCAGAAGAAAATCGTGTCACTTTAGGTGCAGAACTTAAGCACCCATTCAAACCTAAGCGCTTAGTTGGTCAATCTGGTATGAGCTATGGTGCATTAGGTAGTAATGCAATCAATGCATTGTCTCAAGGACTTGGTCAAGCAGGTACTTGGATGAATACGGGCGAAGGTGGATTATCAGAACACCATCTTTCTGGAGATGTGGATCTCATCTTTCAAATTGGACCGGGATTATTCGGAGTACGTGATAAAGCAGGCGTATTTGATATAGATGCTTTTCTCGAGTTAGCACATAGAGATAAGATTAGAGCCTTTGAAATAAAACTCGCACAAGGTGCCAAAACACGTGGTGGGCATATGCAAGGTAATAAAGTAACTGAAGAAATTGCAAATATACGTAAGGTTGAACCATGGAAAACAATTAATTCGCCTAACCGCTTTGATAGCATTAACAGTCCAGAATCTTTACTTAATTGGGTAACTCAGCTCAAGCAACAAGCTCAAAAACCGGTTGGCTTTAAAATTGTTGTAAGCAAAGTTTCAGAAGTAGAAAAACTTGTACAAACTATGGTTGAGACAAATCAATATCCTAGCTTCATCACCGTTGATGGGGGTGAGGGCGGTACTGGTGCAACCTTCCAAGAATTGCAAGATGGTGTTGGTTTACCTTTATTTACGGCTTTGCCTATTGTAACTTCAATGCTTGAAAAGCATGGCATACGTGACCGTGTTAAAATCTTCGCATCTGGAAAGCTTATCACGCCAGATAAAATCGCAATTGCTTTAGCACTTGGCGCAGACTTAGTGAACGTGGCACGTGGCATGATGATTAGTGTCGGCTGTATCATGAGTCAACAATGTCACATGAATACTTGTCCAGTAGGCGTAGCTACTACGGATCCTAAACTCGAAAGAGGACTAATTGTCGATGAGAAAAAATATCGTGTCACTAATTTTGTAACAAGTTTACACGAAGGATTATTTAATATAGCTGCTGCAGTCGGTGTGGAGTCACCTACAAAAATATCTAAAGACCACCTCATTATTAAAAATAAAGATGGCGGTGTTCAATCAATACGCGATTATAAACTGAAATTAATTGATCAACATCGATGA
- a CDS encoding CPBP family intramembrane glutamic endopeptidase, producing MAKQSTHEIKKEHNEKNIWNNDKIVKRDFWLFPLYIVANNIVPIIFFVLIYGIYSIIDIKNESFVTDENILIMSAVIAEIIILYSFYAMHKKDKMLSIAMDRFKKVPRYLLMIMAAYLLILILNSTYAWLMEFLPKSLQYNETQNQIFLEEMFADNRMLPFLFIDIVILTPIIEELLFRHLIIHELGKKITYGFATVLSIVLFAGVHVIGATSPFEIGSYIIIALAIAFVYLKSGMNLALAITLHAVNNLISFIAIVFMK from the coding sequence ATGGCTAAACAGTCAACTCATGAGATAAAAAAAGAACACAATGAAAAAAACATATGGAACAATGACAAGATTGTAAAAAGAGATTTTTGGCTATTCCCTCTATATATTGTTGCTAATAATATAGTTCCTATTATTTTCTTTGTTTTAATATATGGAATATATTCTATTATTGATATAAAAAATGAATCGTTTGTTACTGATGAAAATATATTAATCATGAGCGCAGTCATTGCAGAAATAATCATTCTATATAGCTTTTATGCAATGCATAAAAAAGATAAAATGCTATCGATTGCAATGGATAGGTTTAAAAAAGTACCTCGATATCTATTGATGATTATGGCTGCATATCTATTAATTTTAATTTTAAATTCAACATACGCTTGGTTAATGGAATTTTTGCCTAAGTCATTACAATATAATGAAACACAAAATCAAATATTCTTAGAGGAAATGTTCGCTGATAACAGGATGTTACCATTTTTATTTATTGATATTGTGATTTTAACGCCTATTATTGAAGAACTATTATTTAGGCATTTAATCATCCATGAACTAGGTAAAAAAATTACATATGGTTTTGCTACAGTCCTTTCAATTGTATTGTTTGCAGGTGTTCATGTGATTGGTGCCACATCTCCATTTGAGATAGGCTCCTATATTATTATTGCCCTGGCGATTGCTTTTGTTTATTTAAAGAGTGGTATGAATTTAGCGCTGGCTATAACGTTGCATGCTGTAAATAATTTAATTTCATTCATAGCTATTGTTTTTATGAAATAA
- a CDS encoding ABC transporter ATP-binding protein: MMLEVKNVSYKIGNRYIIDNINLKIEKGDTIAIIGPSGSGKSTLLRLLNNLISPTQGDIYFNGKAYEQIKPESLRMDISYLLQESDLFDLTIGDNMAFPAVVREDKFDRKRAKKLLKAVGLGHYNFNTSVEHLSGGERQRITIARQLMYKPQILLLDEATSALDTQNSEKVEDLIFKLADEGVAILWITHSTNQSIRHFQKRIRIVDGKIDKQEDL, from the coding sequence ATGATGTTAGAAGTTAAAAATGTTTCTTACAAAATAGGCAATAGATACATCATCGATAATATCAATTTGAAAATAGAAAAGGGAGATACAATTGCTATTATAGGACCTTCTGGAAGCGGTAAAAGTACATTGTTGCGGTTGCTTAATAATTTAATTAGTCCAACGCAGGGTGACATATATTTTAATGGCAAAGCTTATGAACAAATTAAACCTGAATCATTACGTATGGACATTAGTTATTTATTACAAGAAAGTGATTTGTTTGATCTTACAATAGGCGATAATATGGCATTTCCTGCTGTAGTTCGAGAGGACAAATTTGATCGTAAAAGAGCTAAGAAGTTATTAAAAGCTGTTGGTTTAGGTCACTATAATTTTAATACAAGTGTAGAGCATCTATCAGGTGGAGAAAGACAACGTATTACAATTGCTAGACAATTAATGTATAAACCTCAAATACTATTATTAGATGAAGCAACAAGTGCATTGGATACGCAAAATAGTGAGAAAGTAGAAGACCTCATTTTCAAGCTTGCTGATGAAGGTGTTGCAATTTTATGGATTACACATAGTACGAATCAGAGTATTAGACATTTTCAAAAAAGAATTCGAATTGTTGATGGCAAAATAGACAAACAGGAGGATTTATAA
- a CDS encoding ABC transporter permease yields the protein MSTTALVLTGLLLIFPMIVSYKEKLHIIKDLLVATTRAVVQLVILGYLLHFIFDVNQKWLLLLFVFIIIINASWNTISRASPVMHHVFWISFAAIFIGVALPLAGVIITGAIQFKPNEVIPIAGMLGSNGLIAINLAYQNLDREFVKEMSRIEAKLALGATPKLSSKTTIRESVKTAIVPTIDSVKTYGIVSIPGMMTGLIIGGVDPLEAVKFQLMVVFIHTTATIMSALIATYLSYKQFFNHRNQLIGRHLHVEQR from the coding sequence ATGAGTACAACAGCTTTAGTGTTAACAGGGTTACTCCTAATCTTTCCCATGATTGTCTCTTATAAAGAAAAATTACATATTATTAAAGATTTACTCGTGGCAACAACACGAGCTGTCGTTCAACTTGTTATTTTAGGGTATCTTTTGCACTTTATATTTGATGTTAACCAAAAATGGTTACTCTTACTATTTGTATTTATTATCATTATTAATGCTTCCTGGAATACAATCAGTAGAGCATCACCAGTGATGCATCATGTGTTTTGGATATCTTTTGCAGCAATATTTATTGGTGTTGCATTACCATTAGCAGGCGTCATCATAACAGGTGCTATTCAATTCAAGCCTAATGAAGTCATTCCGATTGCAGGTATGCTTGGAAGTAATGGACTAATTGCTATTAATTTGGCTTATCAGAATTTAGATAGAGAATTTGTTAAAGAGATGAGTAGAATTGAAGCTAAATTAGCGCTAGGTGCTACACCGAAACTTTCTTCAAAAACGACAATACGAGAAAGTGTAAAGACAGCAATCGTCCCAACAATAGATTCTGTTAAAACATATGGTATTGTATCTATACCTGGTATGATGACAGGGTTAATTATTGGTGGTGTTGACCCATTAGAAGCTGTGAAATTTCAATTGATGGTTGTATTTATTCATACAACAGCAACAATCATGTCAGCACTAATTGCTACATACTTAAGCTACAAACAATTTTTTAATCATCGCAATCAATTGATAGGACGTCACTTGCATGTTGAACAACGCTAA